One Bombus pascuorum chromosome 4, iyBomPasc1.1, whole genome shotgun sequence DNA segment encodes these proteins:
- the LOC132906138 gene encoding uncharacterized protein LOC132906138: protein MTQILTGHGVFGEYLLRIQREVTSICHHCQEEEDTAQHTLEFCPAWTEQRRVLQLDINENLAPEAVVNAMIRGPQEYTAVRTYCEQVMLAKERAERDRERSQDPSRSRRQRRGPVRRRGSAPPPKKQVGR from the coding sequence ATGACGCAGATACTCACCGGCCACGGAGTATTCGGCGAGTACCTGCTAAGAATTCAGCGGGAGGTGACTTCCATCTGTCACCATTGCCAGGAAGAGGAGGATACGGCGCAACACACGCTGGAGTTTTGTCCAGCGTGGACAGAACAGCGACGCGTCCTACAGCTCGACATAAACGAGAACCTAGCCCCAGAAGCGGTCGTGAATGCGATGATCAGAGGGCCCCAGGAGTACACCGCCGTCCGCACCTACTGCGAGCAAGTAATGCTGGCAAAGGAGCGGGCGGAGAGAGATCGGGAAAGATCGCAGGATCCATCGCGATCACGGCGACAACGAAGAGGTCCCGTACGCCGTAGGGGGTCTGCACCGCCGCCAAAAAAACAAGTGGGGAGATGA